The following coding sequences are from one Salvia hispanica cultivar TCC Black 2014 chromosome 3, UniMelb_Shisp_WGS_1.0, whole genome shotgun sequence window:
- the LOC125211672 gene encoding glyoxylate/hydroxypyruvate reductase HPR3-like, which produces MGQEINPQTNGFHQHLNGGGAPPLPDLLVLRPGLLFKVFEHEFLAKFNVLKAFESPLPLDKYLLAHAQSARAILCEAIVTRITADLLLQLPALELVVADGTGVNHIDLAACRRRGIAVANTGDVFSEDTADYGVGLLIAVLRRLSRADAFVRRGSWPATGEFPLGLKLRGKRVGIVGLGNIGTKLAKRLEAFGCKVSYNSRTKKQSARYDFHPTVVDLASHSDVLIVCCSLTEKTRHLINDDVLNALGKSGILVNIGRGPIVHEKTLVSYLVEGKIAGAAMDVYENEPNVPSKLFGLDNVVLSPHRGAFTEEAFGDALKIVMGNLDAFFSNSPLLTPVSTNNE; this is translated from the exons atgggtcaaGAAATCAACCCCCAAACCAACGGCTTCCACCAGCACCTCAACGGCGGCGGCGCCCCGCCCCTCCCCGACCTCCTCGTCCTCCGCCCCGGCCTCCTCTTCAAAGTGTTCGAGCACGAATTTCTAGCCAAATTCAACGTCCTCAAAGCCTTCGAATCCCCTCTCCCCCTCGACAAGTACCTCCTCGCCCACGCCCAGTCGGCCCGCGCCATCCTCTGCGAGGCCATCGTCACCCGCATCACCGCCGAcctcctcctccagctccCCGCCCTCGAGCTCGTCGTCGCCGACGGCACCGGCGTCAACCACATCGACCTCGCCGCCTGCCGCCGCCGCGGCATCGCCGTCGCCAACACCGGCGACGTCTTCTCCGAGGACACCGCCGACTACGGCGTCGGCCTCCTCATCGCCGTCCTGCGCCGCCTCAGCCGCGCTGACGCCTTCGTCCGCCGCGGCTCCTGGCCGGCCACCGGCGAGTTCCCCCTCGGCCTCAAG CTACGAGGCAAGAGGGTTGGAATAGTAGGTTTGGGCAACATTGGCACCAAGCTAGCCAAAAGGCTCGAGGCATTCGGATGCAAAGTCTCGTACAATTCGAGGACCAAGAAACAATCGGCGCGATACGACTTCCACCCCACGGTCGTGGACCTCGCATCACACTCGGACGTCTTAATAGTATGTTGCTCGTTGACCGAAAAGACGCGGCATCTGATAAACGACGACGTTCTGAATGCCCTAGGAAAGAGCGGTATATTAGTCAACATAGGCCGGGGGCCGATTGTCCACGAGAAGACACTGGTGAGCTACTTGGTCGAGGGGAAGATTGCAGGCGCTGCGATGGATGTGTATGAGAACGAGCCAAATGTCCCGTCCAAGTTATTCGGACTGGACAACGTAGTGTTGTCGCCTCATCGCGGCGCCTTCACCGAGGAAGCCTTCGGTGACGCATTGAAGATTGTGATGGGAAATTTAGACGCATTTTTCTCGAATAGCCCTTTGCTCACTCCCGTGAGTACTAATAATGAATGA
- the LOC125213410 gene encoding serine/threonine-protein kinase SRK2A, giving the protein MEKYELVKDLGSGNFGVARLMRNKETKELVAMKYIERGHKIDENVAREIINHRSLRHPNIIRFKEVVLTPTHLAILMEYAAGGELFERICNAGRFSEDEARYFFQQLISGVNYCHAMQICHRDLKLENTLLDGSPAPRLKICDFGYSKSSLLHSRPKSTVGTPAYIAPEVLSRREYDGKLADVWSCGVTLYVMLVGAYPFEDQEDPKNFRKTIQRIMAVQYKIPDYVHVSQDCRHLLSRIFVANSSRRITIKDIKSHPWFLKNLPRELTDAAQTVYYRKENPTYSPQSVEDIMKIVEEAKTPPPASRSIGGFGWGGGDEDEEKVEDLDEEVEEEDEDEYDKQVKAAHASGEVRLT; this is encoded by the exons ATGGAGAAATACGAGCTTGTGAAGGATTTAGGGTCTGGAAATTTTGGTGTGGCGAGGCTTATGAGAAACAAGGAGACGAAAGAGCTCGTGGCGATGAAATACATTGAAAGGGGACATAAG ATTGATGAGAATGTGGCGCGTGAGATTATAAATCATAGATCACTTCGGCACCCTAACATCATCAGGTTTAAGGAG GTGGTTTTGACTCCCACTCATCTGGCCATTCTCATGGAGTATGCTGCGGGTGGAGAGCTCTTTGAGAGAATCTGCAATGCTGGTCGGTTCAGTGAAGACGAG GCCAGGTACTTCTTTCAGCAGCTCATCTCTGGAGTTAACTACTGTCATGCCATG CAAATTTGCCATCGGGATTTGAAGTTGGAGAACACCCTCCTTGATGGAAGCCCTGCTCCAAGGCTAAAAATCTGTGATTTTGGTTACTCAAAG tCATCTCTGCTTCATTCAAGGCCCAAATCAACTGTTGGAACTCCTGCCTACATAGCTCCAGAAGTTCTATCTAGAAGAGAATATGATGGGAAG TTGGCTGATGTGTGGTCATGTGGTGTGACACTTTATGTTATGCTGGTTGGAGCATACCCATTTGAAGACCAAGAAGATCCGAAGAACTTCAGGAAAACCATTCAA AGGATAATGGCTGTTCAGTACAAGATCCCTGACTACGTCCATGTATCTCAAGACTGTAGGCATCTCCTGTCTCGTATTTTTGTTGCCAACTCATCTAGG AGAATCACAATCAAAGATATCAAGTCACACCCGTGGTTCCTGAAGAATCTGCCGAGGGAATTAACAGATGCTGCACAAACAGTGTATTACCGCAAAGAGAACCCTACCTACTCTCCTCAGTCTGTGGAGGACATTATGAAGATTGTGGAAGAGGCTAAAACCCCTCCTCCAGCATCCCGTTCGATTGGAGGCTTTGGCTGGGGAGGAGGTGACGAGGATGAGGAGAAGGTGGAAGATTTGGACGAGGAAGTAGAAGAGGAGGACGAAGAtgaatatgataaacaagttaAGGCAGCTCATGCAAGCGGAGAAGTGCGTCTCACTTAG
- the LOC125213409 gene encoding uncharacterized protein LOC125213409, with the protein MESPERGRPVIGIALEFPVSDGVLSCSPPTIPSWLRRRLSEPKTPTPSTVEEIEAKLRDADLRRQKFYENLASKARPKVRSPSRSSSTEDDLGQRLEAKLLAAEEKRLSILANAQMRLAKLDELRQAAKNQVEMRFKKERAELGSKVEMRVQQAEANRLLILRANRQRRATLRERTSQSLMRRVSRESKYKERVRAAMCQKRAEAEKKRLSLLEAEKRRAHARGLKVQTVASSVSHQREIERSELKNKLEDKLQKARRLRAEYLKQRGRQYNAYLCSWETINEQADILAKKLPRCWRNFKNLRKTTAYLSKAYGDLNINERSVKSMPFEQFALLIQSHDTLQTAKALLDRLEIRHRLSQCSANRSSFDDIDHLLKRVASPQKKQVSRKFGSSRMQKETAKSTPHMSRYQVRVVLCAYMILGHPDAVISGRGERETALVNSAKKFVEEFDLLMKILLNGPMQIPQESDCTALSRRTFRLQLAAFDSAWCSFLNSFVVWKAKDARSLEEDLVRAACRLEVSMIQTCKMTPEGSSAPLSHDMRAIQKQVSEDQKLLREKVQHLSGDAGIERMETAISDTRTKFFEARENQSPISPPTPIMLYPGPVSSSSRDKAGNFVVAPRKESSVVRSLFKDDVDAVEAGSSLLKHRTSSSSRGSLDMENARIVNEYVHGAHLAFTDSFSDAGEDHIVSNIKETMEKAFWDGIMESVRQDEPNYSRIVELMGEVRDEICAMAPHTWRQEIIEVIDLEILTQVLNSGKLDITYFGKILDYALITLRKLSAPAYEDELNKKHQKFMKDLAETFWAGKNSENSHIMALIKGLRFALEQIKDLKHEISIARIQLLEPVLKGPEALYYIGRAFTSRYGQPTNARSALPLTARWLSSTRQGKDEEWDEHESLVSELRRRHEVLPSYLPSTTLRTGGSALIKAGEQTDKSSTSKTTGFIETIDPCLECKGEDIDLTVRLGLLKLVSRITGLAEGELPETMSLNFSRLRSVQSQIQKIIVMSTSLLVLRQTLLTKQIVSSQTHMDTLLSGCVKRLSQCLDVADAGIQEIVEILGSAVEEDAKSADMKQIMARMLSKSLQEGDAIFTKVSRAVYLAARGVVLGGTGKPGAELAEMALQKVGASLLVDDVVQAASVLLVAAKVSVIVHGPYYANLAQE; encoded by the exons ATGGAGTCGCCGGAGAGGGGGAGGCCGGTGATCGGAATCGCACTGGAATTTCCGGTGAGCGACGGTGTTTTGTCGTGCTCGCCGCCGACTATTCCGTCGTGGCTCCGTAGGCGTCTATCAGAGCCGAAGACACCGACGCCTTCTACAGTTGAGGAAATTGAGGCCAAACTTCGCGATGCTGATCTTAGGCGACAG AAGTTCTACGAGAATTTAGCAAGTAAAGCTAGGCCAAAGGTCCGAAGCCCTTCACGATCTTCATCTACTGAAGATGATCTTGGGCAGCGTCTTGAGGCTAAGCTTTTAGCTGCTGaagaaaaaag GTTGAGCATCCTCGCAAATGCTCAGATGCGCTTAGCAAAACTTGATGAATTGAGGCAAGCTGCTAAAAATCAGGTCGAAATGCGCTTCAAGAAGGAACGTGCTGAGTTGGGTTCAAAGGTTGAAATGCGTGTTCAACAAGCAGAGGCTAATAGACTGCTTATCCTTCGGGCTAATCGGCAAAGGAGGGCCACTCTGAGGGAGAGGACATCTCAGTCTCTAATGAGGCGAGTATCTCGTGAGAGCAAGTATAAAGAGCGGGTTCGTGCTGCAATGTGCCAAAAGCGTGCAGAGGCTGAGAAAAAGCGTTTGAGTTTACTAGAAGCCGAGAAGAGGCGAGCTCATGCTAGAGGCTTAAAGGTGCAAACTGTGGCTAGTTCTGTTTCTCACCAGCGAGAGATCGAGAGAAGCGAATTGAAGAATAAGCTGGAAGACAAATTGCAAAAG GCAAGGCGGTTGAGAGCAGAGTATTTAAAGCAGAGAGGAAGACAGTATAATGCTTATCTCTGTAGTTGGGAAACCATTAATGAGCAGGCTGACATCCTTGCCAAAAAATTACCAAG GTGCTGGAGGAATTTCAAAAATCTGAGAAAGACGACTGCATATCTTTCAAAAGCTTATGGTGACTTGAATATTAATGAGAGATCAGTGAAGTCTATGCCATTTGAGCAGTTTGCGCTTCTTATTCAGTCACATGACACTCTTCAGACAGCTAAAGCTTTGCTAGACCGTCTTGAGATTCGCCATAGATTATCCCAATGCTCTGCTAACCGATCTAGTTTCGATGACATTGATCACCTTCTCAAGCGGGTGGCTTCCCCTCAGAAGAAACAAGTGTCCAGAAAATTTGGCTCGAGCAGAATGCAAAAAGAGACTGCAAAAAGTACTCCTCACATGTCAAGGTACCAAGTGAGAGTTGTTCTCTGTGCCTACATGATTTTAGGGCATCCTGACGCTGTCATTAGTGGCCGAGGAGAGCGTGAGACAGCTTTGGTCAATTCTGCTAAGAAATTTGTGGAGGAGTTTGACTTGCTGATGAAGATACTGCTAAATGGGCCAATGCAGATTCCTCAGGAATCTGACTGCACAGCATTGTCTCGCAGGACTTTCAGATTGCAGCTTGCAGCCTTCGATTCTGCATGGTGCTCCTTTCTGAATAGCTTTGTGGTATGGAAGGCCAAGGATGCTAGATCTCTAGAGGAGGATTTAGTGAGGGCTGCTTGTCGTCTTGAAGTTTCTATGATCCAGACTTGCAAGATGACCCCTGAAGGGAGTAGTGCTCCTCTCTCTCATGACATGAGAGCTATCCAGAAACAG GTATCTGAAGATCAGAAACtattgagagagaaagtgcAACACCTGAGTGGAGATGCTGGTATTGAACGCATGGAAACTGCAATTTCTGATACCCGAACCAAGTTTTTTGAAGCAAGGGAGAACCAGAGCCCAATTTCTCCACCTACTCCAATTATGTTATACCCAGGTCCAGTTTCCTCTTCTTCTCGTGACAAAGCTGGTAATTTTGTTGTGGCCCCACGTAAGGAAAGCTCTGTGGTGCGGTCATTGTTCAAGGATGATGTTGATGCCGTGGAGGCCGGTTCCTCTTTGTTAAAACATAGAACTTCATCAAGTTCTAGAGGGAGCTTAGACATGGAGAATGCTAGGATTGTCAATGAATATGTTCATGGGGCACATCTTGCTTTCACTGATAGCTTCAGTGATGCTGGTGAAGATCATATTGTG TCAAATATAAAAGAGACAATGGAGAAGGCCTTCTGGGATGGCATCATGGAATCAGTGAGACAGGATGAGCCTAACTATAGCCGCATAGTGGAATTGATGGGAGAGGTGAGGGACGAGATTTGTGCAATGGCCCCTCATACCTGGAGACAAGAAATAATCGAGGTTATTGACCTGGAAATTCTTACTCAG gtGCTGAATTCAGGAAAATTAGACATCACTTATTTTGGGAAGATCCTGGACTATGCTCTGATCACTCTGCGAAAGCTATCTGCTCCAGCTTATGAAGATGAACTGAATAAAAAACATCAGAAGTTTATGAAAGATCTAGCAGAGACTTTCTGGGCTGGAAAGAACTCAGAGAACTCGCATATCATGGCCTTAATTAAGGGCTTACGGTTTGCCCTGGAACAGATAAAG GATCTCAAGCATGAAATCAGCATAGCACGCATTCAACTGTTGGAGCCAGTCTTGAAGGGACCTGAAGCTTTATATTATATTGGAAGAGCTTTCACCAGTCGTTATGGTCAGCCTACCAATGCCCGGTCTGCTTTGCCCTTGACTGCTAGATGGCTTTCATCTACAAGACAAGGTAAAGATGAGGAGTGGGATGAGCACGAGAGTCTGGTCTCAGAGTTGAGAAGGCGACATGAGGTTTTGCCAAGTTATCTTCCTTCAACCACTCTTCGAACAGGTGGCAGTGCTTTAATCAAAGCAGGAGAACAGACTGATAAATCTTCAACCTCAAAAACTACCGGTTTTATAG AGACCATTGATCCCTGTTTAGAATGCAAAGGAGAGGATATTGATTTGACGGTGAGGCTAGGCTTGCTGAAACTGGTAAGCAGGATTACTGGTTTGGCCGAAGGAGAGCTACCAGAAACTATGTCTCTTAACTTCTCCAGACTGAGAAGTGTGCAGtcccaaattcaaaaaatcatTGTGATGTCTACGAG CCTTCTTGTCCTGCGACAGACTCTTTTGACTAAGCAAATAGTCAGCAGCCAGACACACATGGACACCCTACTCTCGGGCTGTGTTAAACGCCTCTCTCAATGTCTGGACGTCGCAGACGCTGGTATCCAAGAAATAGTTGAAATACTCGGCTCTGCTGTGGAGGAAGATGCCAAATCTGCGGACATGAAGCAGATAATGGCAAGGATGTTGAGCAAGAGCCTGCAAGAGGGCGATGCTATCTTCACCAAGGTTTCTCGAGCTGTATATTTAGCTGCAAGAGGAGTCGTCCTTGGCGGAACTGGGAAACCGGGTGCAGAACTAGCAGAAATGGCACTGCAGAAAGTGGGGGCATCCTTGCTTGTGGATGACGTCGTGCAAGCCGCTTCTGTGCTACTGGTGGCAGCCAAGGTGTCTGTTATTGTTCATGGCCCTTATTATGCGAATTTGGCACAAGAATGA